The Megalobrama amblycephala isolate DHTTF-2021 linkage group LG7, ASM1881202v1, whole genome shotgun sequence genome window below encodes:
- the LOC125272863 gene encoding LOW QUALITY PROTEIN: SLIT and NTRK-like protein 1 (The sequence of the model RefSeq protein was modified relative to this genomic sequence to represent the inferred CDS: inserted 1 base in 1 codon), whose product MLLWIVLLKAALCVAIGNVTRDVCKEQICSCNAIEGDLHIDCEKRSLTNLHHLTGPSSQFYHLLLHGNSLSRLXPNEFANFYNAVSLHLENNGLHDIVPGAFLGLQLVKRLHINNNKIRSFKKSTFLGLDDLEYLQADFNLLRDIDPSVFRDLSKLEVLILNDNLISALPINVFQNVPITHLDLRGNRIKTLPYEGILEQIPGIVEVLLEDNPWDCNCDLVSLKEWLENIPQNALIGRVICEAPTRLQGNDLNETAEAELCPSKSGMDSSLVAPPTQDETPNRGPHPTPYKTSGVTESHSAGGGHNKGPPKARENWQLKMKPTAMATGAIEREPPANSTCPQSCSCKLIGTRQGLGVNCEGRKIESVANLKPKPLTAHELNLRDNNIHTVRRNQLRGYHSLNLLDLGGNNIKMIENGTFHNLTELRWLYMDKNYLDTLMAEMFVGLQNLEYLSLEYNDIQLIMPGTFSPMPNLRVLFLNNNLLKALPVDAFLGVSLSKISLHNNYFTYLPVPGVLDQLNSIIQIDLHGNPWDCSCNIVPFKQWTDKLGADVIVSDLKCESPEEFWKRDFRRIRNDLMCPQLYEKISPTSLSKNSTFPADTGTRPNSYLEPSRVSISVLVPGLLLVFVTSAFTVVGMLVFILRNRKRSKRRDGNSSASEINSLQTVCDSSYWHSGAYHADGPHRGYDCGAHSLSDK is encoded by the exons ATGCTGCTTTGGATTGTGTTGCTGAAGGCGGCTCTTTGTGTAGCTATCGGGAATGTTACAAGGGACGTCTGTAAGGAGCAGATCTGCTCCTGCAATGCAATAGAAGGCGATTTGCACATTGACTGTGAGAAAAGGAGCCTCACAAACCTGCACCATTTGACAGGTCCGAGCTCCCAGTTTTATCACCTCCTGCTTCACGGGAATTCTTTATCCAGAC TTCCCAACGAGTTTGCTAACTTTTACAATGCCGTGAGCTTGCATTTGGAGAACAATGGCTTGCACGACATCGTGCCGGGTGCTTTCCTAGGACTGCAGCTCGTGAAACGGCTGCACATTAATAACAACAAGATCAGGTCTTTCAAAAAGAGTACGTTTCTCGGTTTAGACGACCTGGAGTACCTTCAAGCCGACTTCAACCTTCTGAGGGACATTGACCCGTCTGTGTTCAGGGACCTGAGTAAGCTCGAAGTTTTAATCTTAAACGACAACCTTATTAGCGCTCTTCCCATCAACGTGTTTCAGAACGTGCCCATCACGCACCTCGATCTGAGGGGGAACCGAATAAAAACGTTGCCTTACGAAGGGATTCTAGAGCAGATACCTGGCATCGTGGAGGTTTTACTGGAGGACAACCCATGGGATTGCAACTGCGACCTGGTTTCCCTAAAGGAATGGCTAGAGAACATCCCGCAGAACGCACTCATCGGAAGGGTCATTTGTGAGGCACCCACTCGGCTGCAAGGGAACGACCTGAACGAAACGGCCGAGGCCGAGCTGTGCCCTTCAAAGAGCGGCATGGATTCCAGCCTGGTGGCGCCTCCCACCCAGGACGAGACCCCCAATCGTGGCCCCCATCCTACGCCCTATAAAACGAGCGGGGTGACCGAGTCCCATAGTGCAGGGGGAGGGCATAACAAGGGGCCTCCGAAAGCCAGGGAGAATTGGCAGTTGAAAATGAAGCCCACGGCCATGGCGACCGGCGCAATCGAAAGGGAGCCGCCGGCTAATTCGACCTGCCCTCAGTCTTGTAGTTGTAAGCTTATAGGAACTAGACAAGGGCTTGGGGTTAACTGCGAGGGCAGGAAGATAGAAAGCGTGGCTAACCTCAAACCCAAACCCCTGACCGCGCACGAGTTAAATCTGCGCGACAACAACATTCATACCGTCAGAAGGAACCAACTCAGAGGCTATCATAGCTTGAATTTGCTCGATTTGGGGGGGAATAACATAAAAATGATCGAAAACGGCACTTTTCATAATCTGACCGAGTTGAGGTGGCTCTACATGGACAAGAACTACTTGGATACTTTAATGGCGGAGATGTTCGTTGGCCTTCAGAACCTGGAGTATCTCAGTTTGGAATATAATGACATCCAGCTCATAATGCCGGGCACCTTCAGCCCGATGCCCAACTTGAGGGTGCTCTTCCTCAACAACAACCTGCTCAAAGCTCTACCCGTGGATGCGTTCTTGGGGGTTTCTTTGTCTAAAATAAGCTTGCATAACAATTATTTCACGTATCTTCCCGTGCCAGGTGTCCTAGACCAACTCAACTCCATTATCCAGATCGATTTACATGGGAACCCCTGGGATTGCTCGTGCAACATTGTCCCATTCAAACAGTGGACAGACAAACTCGGGGCGGACGTCATCGTGAGCGATCTCAAGTGCGAGTCGCCCGAGGAGTTCTGGAAGAGGGATTTCCGGCGAATCAGGAATGATCTGATGTGCCCTCAGCTCTACGAGAAGATCTCCCCCACCTCCTTGTCCAAAAACAGCACTTTCCCAGCAGACACGGGGACGCGGCCCAACTCCTACCTGGAGCCCAGCAGAGTGTCGATATCGGTGCTCGTGCCCGGCCTGCTGCTGGTTTTCGTGACGTCTGCTTTCACCGTGGTGGGAATGCTGGTCTTTATCCTGCGCAATCGAAAGAGATCGAAACGGAGAGACGGCAACTCTTCTGCGTCAGAAATCAATTCTTTACAGACAGTTTGCGACTCGTCCTACTGGCACAGCGGAGCTTATCACGCAGACGGGCCACACAGAGGCTACGACTGTGGTGCCCACTCTCTCTCCGACAAATGA